ATGAGATTGGAGAAATGTTGCCACAAGTACGAATTGAATGAGGATGTCGTCGGGTAATGGAACAGAGTGCTCTGGAATTCGTTGAGGTGTCCCAGGATTGTCAGGGTAAAGAGGACCAGGGTCAGCAGGATTACGAAAGGTTTGACGCAGTGCATCACCAAGTTATTTTTGTGCAACAGGACGAAAAAGACGGCCGCGGCCAGAAGCCCGTAATAAACGATCCGGAAAATGACGGAGAGATTTCGGCCGATGTCCTGGCTGGAGCTCAATTTCCGGTTGAACTGGTCTGGCAGCAGGAGTTTCTGCTTGTAGAAATTCATGACCTCCCCGCCTGAGACCGTGATGCCGGAGATCAGGATCGCCCCCCCGTTGTCTTCGATACGGCTCCAGGGGATATAAACGCCCTCCTTTTCCCAAGTGAAGAAAAATTCGATCCTGTTGTCAAACGTGGTGCGCAGGTGGGAATGGAGTTTGTAGCTTTCCGGAAGGTAACCGAATTTTTTCTGCAGATACTGGAACGCTTGTTCCCGGGAGGCGTCCTCGTTCACCTCCGGACGGGACGCGCTGGCATCTATCCTCCGCTGATAGCCGGTGACCTCTCCTGTCGCGGCGCTAACCGAGACCTGATACTCTTCGGTCTGCTTTTCCTTGTAGTAACGCACTTTCCAGAAGAACAATTCATAATTGTGCTCTTTGAAGAATTCCAGCTCTTTTTTAAAGCCGACGGCTTTTTGCAGATATTGGTCGGCGGCGATGGCCGCGACAAAGACCGATGCGCGCCGGTAGCCGGACATGTCCAGCCCCCGGTCCTCTTTGAGAAAGCGGTCGGCGATTTCAACGGCTTGGGGACGGTCGACGGAGAGATCGATGAACGAGAGCTGAGGATAGGTGAACGTCACCCAGATGACGGCGCCGATCAAGGCGAGCAGAAAGATTTGGAGCCAGACGATTTTTTTCATCGGCATGTTTTCACAGAAGATGGATGACTTCCTTGGGCAGGCGGTTTAATTCCTGCGTCCCGAGGATCTTGATGGACCACCGCAGAAGCTGAAGTTTTTGTTTGAGGCGCGTGTTGGGCTCGGTGATGTTGGCCAGCCGCCGGCGCGACAGGAACAGGACCTTGCGCAGGGTCGTAAAAACGATCCTCGCCTCGGTGGCCCGCTCGTGGCCGAGGGTGAGTCCGTTAAGGCTTTCGTAGGCCAGTTCGTTGACCGCCGAATTGTAATGATCGAGTTTTTGGATCAGGGCCGGGACCATGGTCTTGTAATAGCGGTAACGGTCCATCCGGCAGAGGGCGTGCATGATCTCCACCTGCACGAAGGGCGAGTCCGTCAGGTTCAGCCGGCGCAGGAGATTTTTCTCAACGATCTTTTTTCCCGGATAGAAAATTTCATCAAGGTATTTTGTTCTCAAGACCCGGATCGCGGCGGCCAGTTTCATGCCATCGAGGCTTTCATCCTGGATCATGGCCAGGATGGTCTCAAGGTTCTCTTTGCTGAAGTTGGCGGTATAGCCGTCGAGCATCAGTTTGTCGTTGAAGATCGCCTGGTCGGGAATGGCATCTTCGGCCCTTCCCGTTTTTCCTGGCCAGATCGTCAGGAGCGACATCAGCGCGCAGAGGCAAAGGCATTTATTCACCGGGGTGCTGCGGAGCATCATGGCCTTTGTTCGACCTCCAGCGAGAAATCCACGGCCGAGGGAGAATGGGTCAGCGCCCCGACCGAGATCCGGTCAACGCCGGTGCGGGCGATGGCCCGCACGCTTTTGAGCGTGATGCCGCCGGACGCCTCCAGTAGGCACTTTTTGCGCAGCCGGTCCCGGAGCCGGACGGCCCGGCGCAGCTGGGCCGGCGTCATGTTGTCCAGCAGGATCATGTCGGCTCCCGCTGCCAGGGCCTCGCTCAGCTGTCCCAGGGTCTCGATTTCGATCTCAACGGGTTTGGAAGTTTTTCTGCGGACTTCGCGGATCATGTGCGGATAGCTGTGGTGTTTAGCGGTTTTCAGATGATTGTCCTTGATCAGGACCATGTCGCTCAAATCCCGTCGGTGGTTGGTGCCCCCGCCGCAGCGGACAGCCATTTTTTCAAGGTCTCTCAAGCCCGGCAGGGTTTTGCGGGTGTCGAGGATTTTGGCCTTGCTGGGACCGGCTTGTTTCACAAACCGGCGGGTCAGAGTGGCGATCCCGGACAGGTGCGAAAGGATGTTGAGGGCGGTCCTCTCCCCTGCCAGGATGGCGCGGGTTTGGCCCGTCAATTTGAGGATCTTTTGGTTCTTTTTGACCGCGCGGCCGTCCCGCGTGGAAATTTGGATCTTCATCGACGGGTCGAGCCGCCGGAAGACCATGGCCGCGACAGCCAGCCCGCAGACGACGGCGTCATGTTTGGCGATGACGGCCGCGGACGAACGCTGGGACACGGGGATCAGGCTGCGGCTTGTGACGTCCGCAAAGGCGGCATCCTCGTTCAGCGCCCGGTTAATCAGTTGTCGCAATGTTTGTTTCATAGAGATTTTTGGTTCGGTTGCGATTATAGCCCCCCACCGGGGATGATGCAAGGTCAATGACTCAAATTCCGGATGACGCCGTCAAGCTCCTGGATCTTGCCAGTGAGCGCGGCCAGCCGTTCCTGTTCCTTTTTCACCACATCATGGGGCGCCTTGGCCAGGAAGCTCTGGTTAGCGAGGCGGCCGGAGAGGCCGGCTGAGTCTTTTTTGAACTGGGCGATCTGCTCGAGGATGCGCCGTTTTTCTTTTTCCACGTCGATAACATCCCCCAGCGGCAGGGCGAATTTGATGCCTCCCGTAATGCCGGTCGCGGCATTTTTTAATCCTGCAAGGTTGTCCGGGGAGACGACGGGATTTATTCTGCCCAGGTTCTGCAGTATCTCTTTTGTTTGATCGAACAAGCGCTGGTGCGCCTTTGCGCCGGCGGCGAAATGGCAGTCCAAAACCTGCTGAGGCTTGATGTTCCACTGGACCTTGAGGTTGCGGATGCCGGAGACAAGGTCAATAATGGTCTGCATGCTGTCTTCCGTCGGGCTGTCGATCAGCCCGGGCTTGGCCTCCGGCCAGGGCTGGACGGCCAGGCAGTCCTTGCTGATCCCCAGATGGGCCCAGATTTCCTCGGTGACAAACGGCAGGAACGGATGCATCATGCGCACGGATTTTTCAAGAATGGCAAACGTGATCTTCTGGACGGCCGGATCGCTGAACCGGCCCTTGATCATTTCCAGATACCAGTCGCAGAAATTTTTCCAGAAGAAATCGTAGATCAGGTTTTCGGCCTCGGAGAACCGGTAATTGTCGATGGCACGGTCGACCTCGGCCAGGGTGGAATAGAATTTGGAAACGATCCACCGCGTCGGCAGGTCCGAAGTTCTGACTGAGGCGTCGTTCTCAAGATCGATGTTCCTCTCTCCTTCCGGAAGAGAGACGTTCATCAACACCAGCCGCGACGCGTTCCAGATTTTGTTGGCGAAATTGCGGCCGACCTCGAATTTTTCCTTTGAGATGTAAAGGTCTTGGCCGGAATTGACGATGAGGCTGAAGCGCAGGGCGTCTGCGCCGTATTCCCCGATGATCTCCAGCGGGTCGATGGCGTTGCCGAGAGATTTGGACATCTTCCGCCCCTGGGCGTCGCGCACCGTGCCGTGGATGTAAACGTCCGAGAACGGGATGTCGCCCATGAATTCTATTCCCGCCATGATCATCCTCGCCACCCAGAAAAAAATGATTTCCGATGCCGTGAACAGCGAATTCGTGGGGTAAAAATATTCCAAATCCTTCTTCTGCTGACTTCTGACATCTGACTTCTGACTGCCCTCCGGCCATCCGAACGTGGCAAAGGGCCAAAGCCAGGAGGAAAACCAGGTGTCCAGCACATCCTCATCCTGTTTCAGTTGTAAGGAACCGCAATGCGGGCACTTGGCCGGGGCCTGGTCAGCGACAATCGGTTCGGAACATTTTTTCTCACCGTCGCAGTACCAGACCGGGATCCGGTGCCCCCACCAGATTTGCCGGGAAATACACCAGTCGCGGATTTCCTCCATCCAGTTGGTGTAGACCTTGGTCCAGCGTTCCGGGTAGAATTTGATCTTCCCGTCCTTGACCGCCTTGAGGGCGGGTTGGGCCAGGGGCTTCATTTTGACAAACCACTGTTTGGATAGGTAGGGTTCCACAACCGTGTGGCAGCGGTAACAATGGCCTACGGCGTGGGCATGCTGATCCATTTTTTCCAGAAAATTCGCTTCTTTAAGGGCCTCAAGCACTTTGGCGCGGGCCTTGAAGCGGTCCATATCCTTGAACGGACCGGCGTTTTCATTGAGCCGGGCGTCCGGGTGCATGATATTGATGAATTCCAACTTGTGCCTCTGTCCCATCTGGAAGTCGTTGGGATCGTGGGCCGGGGTCACTTTGACCACGCCGGTCCCGAATTCGGGGTTGACGAAATCATCTGCGATGATATTGATCTCGCGGTTCAACAGCGGCAAGACCAGGGTTTTGCCGATCAATTTTTTGTAACGGGGGTCGTTGGGATGAACGGCCACGGCGGTGTCGCCCAGCATGGTCTCGGGGCGGGTGGTGGCCACGATGACGAATTTTTGGAGATCGTCCTTGAACGGATAGCGGATGTGGTAAAGCGAGCCGTTGACATTTTTGTGTTCCGCCTCTTCGTCCGACAGCGCGGTCTGGCAGCGCGGACACCAGTTGATGATATACTGGCCGCGATAGACGAGGCCCTTTTTGTACAGAGCGATAAAAACATGCCGGACCGCTCCGCTGTAATCGTCGTCCATGGTGAACCGCGTGCGGGGCCAGTCGCAGGAAGCGCCGAGCTGTTTGAGCTGGTTGATGATCGTGTCCCCGTACTGTTTTTTCCAGTCCCAGAGGCGGGTGAGCATCTCTTCCCGGCCGATGTCGTGGCGGGTCTTCCCCTCTTTCGCCAGCTGTTTTTCAACGACGTTCTGCGTGGCGATCCCCGCGTGGTCAGTCCCGGGCATCCAGCAGGCCTCGAAGCCCTGCATGCGTTTGTAACGGATCAAGATATCCTGCAGGGTGTTGTTCAGGGCGTGGCCCATGTGCAGGATCCCGGTGACGTTCGGCGGTGGGATGACGATGCTGTACGGTTTTTTCCCATCCCTGGGTTCGGCGTGGAAAATGCCGTTGTCTTCCCAGTGCCGGCGCCATTTGGCCTCGACGTCTTTGAAGCTGAATCGTGTGGAGAGGTCGTTCATGATTTTTAAAAAAGTCACAAGGCCACAAAGCCACACGTCACACGAGGGCATGTGACTTTGTGACGTGTGACCCTGTGACCTATTTTTTGGTATCCTTGAGTAATTTATACTCGACGCTGTCCACCAGGGCCTCCCAGCTGGCCTCGATGATGTTCTCATGCACGCCGACCGTGGTCCAGGAATTGGAATCGTCCTGGGACTCGATGAGGACGCGCACCTTGGCGGCTGTTCCTGCCTGGGTGTCCAGGACGCGGACTTTGTAGTCTGACAGATGCATGGACTTGATGCCGGGATAAAATTTCTCCAGCGCGTGGCGCAGGGCCTTGTCGAGGGCGTCCACCGGACCGTCGCCGCTGGAGGCGCTGAATTCCTCCCGGCCGTCTTTGATCTTAAGGCGGATGGAAGCCTCGGCGAAGATCTTTCCGTCGAACCGTTTTTCCGTCGCGACCTTGAATCCTTCCAGGGTGAAGAACGGCTTGTATTGCTTGAGGTGGCGGCGCATGAAAAGTTCAAACGACGCGTCCGCGGCCTCGAACTGGTACCCGCCATGTTCCTTGTCCTGCAGGGCCTTGAGCAGTTTTTGGGTCTGAGGGGACTTTTTGTCTAAATGGACGTTCATTTCCTTGGCCCGCAGAACGATCGGCATCTTGCCCGCCAATTCCGATGTCACAAACCGGCGGCGGTTACCGACGGCCTGGGGGTTGACGTGCTCATAAGCGATCGGGTTTTTCAGCATGGCGTCGATGTGCACGCCTCCCTTGTGGGCAAAGGCGGAGTGGCCGACGAACGGATGGTTGTCCGGCAATTTGAAATTGCTCACTTCGCTCAAAAAATACGATGTCTCTGTGAGCAGTTTGACCTTGTCCTCGGGAATGGATTTCCGGTGGAGCTTGGTGTTCAGGATCCCGACGATGGTGCACAAATCCACATTGCCGCACCTCTCCCCCAGCCCGTTGAACGTCCCCTGCACCTGGATACAGCCCATCTCGACCGCGGCCAGGCTGTTGGCCACCGCGAGGTCCAGGTCGTTGTGGCAATGGATGCCCATCGGGGCCGTGAGTTTCTCCCGGACAGCCGCCACAATGTCCCTGACTTCTTCGGTCAGCGTGCCCCCGTTGGTGTCGCACAGGACGATGCAGTCCGCGCCGGCATCCTGGGCGGCCAGGACCGTTTTCAGGGCGTAGTCGGGATTTCTCTTGTAGCCGTCAAAAAAATGCTCCGCGTCGTAGAAGACCTCTTTCCCTTTTTTTTTCAGAAATGACACGGAATCGTGGACCATCGCGAGGTTTTCCTCGAGCGTGGTCTTGATGATGTCGGTGACGTGCAAGTCCCAGCTTTTGCCGAAGATCGTGCATGTCGGCGTTTTGGATTTGATGAGTTCGTTCAGGTTGACGTCCTCGGAGGCCTTGACCCCGGCCCTCCGGGTTGAGCCGAACGCGGCGATCTTGGCGTGCTTGAGCTTCTGGTGCCGGATCAGCCGGAAGAATTCTTTGTCTTTCGGGTTGGAGCCGGGCCATCCGCCTTCGATGTAGTGCACGCCCAGGTTGTCGAGCTTTGCGGCGATTTTCAGTTTGTCGTTGACGGTGAACGATATCCCTTCGGTCTGGGAACCGTCCCGTAACGTTGTGTCATAGATGACGACGCGTGGCATAACCAGTTCGCTTTCACCGGCGCAACGCCGGATTTGGTTAATGAGCCCCAAACTTACGGACGGTAGGTGAACGTAAGTTTGCTGGGCGAATTAACCCCAGAGGTATCCTGCTAAGCGCCAAGGGCTCTGGGGCTATCCGTTTAAGGTGTCCAGCTTGAAAACTTTATGCAGGGCCTTCACGGCCTTGTCCGACATGTCCTGCTGGATAATACAGGAGATGCTGATTTCCGATGTCGAGATCATGTCGATGTTGATTTCGTTCTCAGCCAGGGTCTGGAACATTTTGGCCGCGATCCCCGAATGAGATTTCATGCCGGAACCCACGATGGAAATGCGGGCGACACTTTTGTCTTCCAGGACGTCTCCGGCATCGATTTTGGCCGCGATCTTTTTTGTTGTCGCGAGGGCCTTGGTCATGTCCGCTTTGGGGATCGTGAACGAAAGGTCCGTGTGGCGGGTCTGGCTGACGTTCTGGACGATCATGTCGACGATCACGCCGGCCTTGGAAATTTCTTTAAAAATGATGGCCGCGACCCCGGGCTTGTCCGGAACGGCGCGGATGGTGATTTTGGCCTCGGATTTATTGCAGGTGATGCCGCGGACGGCGATGTCTTCCAGTTTTTCTGTCGAGTGCACAATCATGGTCCCTTCCTCCTTCGAGAAGCTTGATCGGACGTGTAACGGGATGTTGAATCGTTTGGCGACTTCGATGGAGCGCGCCTGCATGACCTGGGCGCCCAGTGAAGCCATTTCCAGCATTTCGTCGAACGTGATGGTCTTGATCTTCCGGGCTTCCTTGACGATGCGGGGGTCCGTGGTGTAGATGCCCTCCACATCGGTGTAAATTTCGCAGACGTCGGCCTTGAGCGTCTTGGCCAGGGCCACCGCGGTGAGGTCCGACCCCCCCCGGCCGAGGGTCGTGATGTCGTTCTCCCGTGTGATGCCCTGGTAGCCGGCCACGATGACGATCTTCCCTTTGGTCAGGGCCTTGCGGATCCGGCGCGCGTCAATCGTTTCGATCCTGGCCTTGGTGTGGGTTTTGTCGGTCTTGATCCCCACCTGCCCTCCGGTAAAGGAGATCGCGTCATGCCCCTGGTCCTTGATCGCGATCGCCAAAAGTGCGCAGGAGATCTGTTCCCCTGTGGACATCAGCATGTCCATTTCGCGGGCCGGGGGGGTGGCATTGAGTTCGAACGCCATGGATTCCAGCTCGTCGGTGGTGTCGCCCAGGGCGGACACGACCACCACGATGTCATTGTGCTTGGTTTTTGTTTCGAGGATCCGGTTGGCGACGGCCTTGATCCGCTGGATGTTGGCAACGGACGATCCGCCGAACTTCTGAACGATCAGGGTCTTTTCCATTTCGATGTTACCTTCCTTAATGTGGGCTTGACTTACGGAACGTCGTGAACGGAAGTCAATGCGCGCCTGCCTGCCGGTAGGCAGGAATTAATCCCGCCGTTTTGATTTGCGTCAGCAAATCAGGCGGGGCCATTTTGCGGGATCACAGATGTTTCTGCATAAAAAATTCCATCATCTCTTTGCCGCTTTTGAACTTGAGCCCCTTGTCCTTGCCGATTTTTTCATTGTACCCGTCTGCCCCGTCCACCGGGATCCCATGGCCGTACATCACAAACGGGACAGGGTCGTTGGTGTGTGTGCGCAGGGACACCGGCGTTGGATGGTCCGGGAGCACGACCATGCGGAAGTCGTCCTTCGGGTCGAAATGGTTCAGGATCGTGCCCACAATGTCCCGGTCAATGCGTTCGATGGCCGCGATCTTTTCTTTCATGTCGCCATTGTGCCCAGCCTCATCCGGCGCTTCGATATGGATATAGACAAAATCTTTTTTCTTGAGGGCCTCCAGGGCATGCTGGGCCTTGCCGAGGTAGTTGGTGTCGTAATACCCGGTGATCCCGGGGACATTGATGACTTCCAGCCCTGCCAGCCGGCCGATGCCGTTGACCAGGTCCACCGCCGAAATGATGGCCCCCTCCACTCCGAATTTTTCGCGGTGCAGGGGCAGCTTCGGTTTTGTGCCCTGCCCCCACAGCCAGATCATGTTCGCGGGATTTTCTTTGAGGTCCAAGCGGACTTTATTGACGCTGTGTTCTCCCAGAATTTTCTTTGAGCGTTCCATATGCTTGAGGACCAGCGGCGCGTGCACGCCCTGGGGCAGATATTTCTTGATGTCCTTGCCCTGGATATCATGAGGGGGAACGCATTTGATCTCCAGAAAGTCCTGGACGTTGCGGACCTTCATGATCATCAGGTGGCGATAGCTTTTTCCCGGGAGAAAACGCGCGTTGGGATCGTCGGGATCCTTGTTCAAGGCCTCAATGAGCGGCAGGGCTTCCTTGCTGGAGATGTGCCCCGCGCTGTAATCCATCATTTGGCCTTTCTCAATGGTGACGAGGTTGCAGCGGAACGCGATTTCGTCCTCGGCCAGTTCCACCCCCATATTCGCCGCCTCCAGGGGCGCGCGGCCGGAAAAACATTCCCGCGGATCGTAACCCAGGAGAGAAAGGTTACCGATGTCGGAGCCCGGAGCCATTTTGTCCGGGATCGTCTGGATCAGCCCTGTGAACCCGTTCTGGGCCATGAATTTCATGTTGGTGGTGCGGGCGACTTCCATGGGAGTTTTATTGCCCAATTCTTCCAGGGGGAGATCGGCCATCCCATCGGGGACAATGACAATGTATTTCATGGTAACCGTTCTTTCATCAGTCGGATCAGTTGTTTTGCCAAACCATTCCGGGACGAAGCCTTGGCCAGGACCCGGCCGCTGCTGCCGAAGACCCAGCCCCGGTATCCGTTCGCCAGCGTGTTGGCCACGACAAAATCACACCCGGCCCTTTTTAACAAAGCTCTCGCGTTTCGCAGCAGGCGGCTGTTTCCGGCGACTGTTTCCAATTTGAACCCGACAAGAACCACCAACCTCGCGCGGGCCCGGATCCGGTCAATGAGTTTTTCCGTCGGGACCAGGGTGAGCGTCAGGCGTTTGGCATCGGATCGGATCTTGGCGGCCCTGGTCTTTTTCAACCGGTAATCAGAAACCGCGGCCGCGTGGATCACGGCATCGTATGCCTTTCGGAGTTCGCTTTCCAGCAGCCGTTTGAGTTCATCGAAATAAAGGTACTTTTTGATTTTCACGGGCCGGCCCCGGTACGCGTGTGTCACCGGGCCTTCAAGGAGGGTCACTTTCCCCCCTGCCGCCGCGATTCGGTCTGCCAGCCGGTGTCCCATCTCTCCGGTCGAAATGTTGCTGAGGACCCGGACCCCGTCCACCGGGACCCAGGTCGGGCCGCACGTGATGAGGATTTTTTTATTTTTCAAAGACATAGAATGAAGATAGAAGATGGAAAATAGAAGATGGAGAGTACAATACAAGGCTGTTATCAATTTTCTATCTTCAATTTTCTCCTTTCATATCCCGATTTCCTTTAAGATCACCTTGATATCCGCCGGCAGAGCCACGGGTTGCCCGACGTTTTTGATCGCGATGTTCGGGTCTTTGAGCCCGTGCCCGGTCAGGGTGCAGGCCACGGTCGCCCCGCGATGGTTTTTGAAATAACCGGCTTTGTGAAGCTTCAGTAGACCTGCCACGGGAGCGGCGGAAGCCGGTTCGGCGAAGACCCCGCCGCCGGCCAGCCGTTTATAAGCCTCCAGGATCTCTTCGTCGGTCACGGCATCGATGAGCCCGCCGGATGCGTCCCGCGCGGCCTCGGCCGGCTTCCAGCTGGCCGGGTTGCCGATGCGGATGGCGGTCGCGATAGTTTCCGGTTTTTCGATCACGCGCTTTTGGACGATCGGTGCGGCGCCGGCGGCCTGGAATCCAAGCATCTTGGGAAGCGTTTTACTCTTGCCGGCTTTTTTATATTCTTGATACCCTTTCCAATAAGCGGTGATATTGCCGGCGTTGCCCACCGGGATCAAGTGAAAGTCCGGGGCGTCGCCGAGCGCGTCGCATATCTCAAACGCCCCGCTTTTTTGTCCTTCGATCCGGAACGGGTTGATGGAATTGACCAGTTCGACCGGATGTTTGTCGCAGATCTGCCGGACCAGGTTCAGCGCGTCGTCAAAATTTCCTTTCACGGCAATGACCTTGGCGTGATGGATCATGGCCTGGGCCAGCTTGCCCAGGGCGATGTTGCCGTCCGGGATCAGAACGACACAGCGCATGCCGCAGCGCGCCGCATAAGCGGCCGCCGAGGCCGACGTGTTACCGGTCGAGGCGCACATGACCACCCTCGCGCCTTTTTCCTTGGCCTTGGAAATGGCCATGGTCATCCCCCGGTCTTTGAAGGACCCGGTCGGGTTCAGGCCTTCGTACTTGAGATAGACCTTGAGCCCGGTCTCGTTGGAGAGGTCCTCAGAAGGGATGAGCGGCGTGTTGCCTTCCAGAAGCGTGACAACCGGGGTTTTGTCGGAGACCGGCAGGAATTCCCGGTAGCGGTTGATGATTCCATTCCAAGACATGATAGGCTCTCTCTTTTCCAAATCCCTGCCGCGTCAGACGCGGCAAGCGGGGACCCGGATTTCTAACCGAGGGATTTTAAGACAGATTTTCCATGCGGATGGCCACCGGCATGGATTTCACGATGGACAGCCGGAAGATTTTTTCGAGCGCGATCCGGAGGTTCTTTTCCGGGGCATAGTCCGTCAGCATGATGACCGGGACCGTGGACCTTCGGATGTGGGCCTTCTGGGTCACGGAGTTGATGCTGATGCCGTGCTTTCCCAGGATTCCCGTGATCGTCGACAGGACGCCGGGCTTGTCGGTCGCGATAAAACGCAGGTAAAACCGTGTTTTGATTTCATCGATCTTTGTGACCTTCCGGTCCGGGGCTTCGGTGTAAAGGTTTCCCAGCATGTTGGAGGCCTCGCTGCCGGTCCGGGACGCCAGGTTCAGAAGGTCGCTGATGACGCCTGAGGCCGCGGCCATCTGCCCCGCCCCCTCCCCTGAGATGAGGATGTCGCCCAGAGGCTCGGTGGATAAGAACAGGGCGTTGTAGATTCCGTTGATGGACGCCAGGGGGTGGTCCTTGGAAATGAGCGTCGGGTGCACTCGCGCCTCGATCGCGTTTTCGACCCTTTTGGCGATCCCGAGGAGCTTGATCGTGAGGTTCATGCTTTCCGCGTGTTCGATGTCCACATGAGAGATATGGGTGATCCCCTCGGTGTAGATATCCTCGATTTTCAGGAATTTCCCGAGCGTCAGGGACGTCAGGATGGCCAGCTTGTGGGCCGAATCCATGCCGCTGATGTCCAGTTTCGGGTTGGCCTCGGCGAACCCCTTTTTTTGGGCTTTTTCCAGGGCCTGGGAGAACGTGCAATCATTTTTGGTCATCTCGGTGAGGATAAAATTGCAGGTCCCGTTGATGATGCCGTAAAGACGGCTGACCACGTTCCCGGCGATTCCGTGCGTGAGCAT
The sequence above is a segment of the Candidatus Omnitrophota bacterium genome. Coding sequences within it:
- a CDS encoding homoserine dehydrogenase, which gives rise to MNKINLGLIGYGNVGSGVVKFLQTRANYFRNKFHTEFVLKTICDRSTRDKNFSGLGDVQATTDINQVLNDPSIDVVIELIGGIHPAKEIVLGALKNGKHVVTANKELLAHHAQELFREVHKRDKNIYFESSVMAGVPVISMLTHGIAGNVVSRLYGIINGTCNFILTEMTKNDCTFSQALEKAQKKGFAEANPKLDISGMDSAHKLAILTSLTLGKFLKIEDIYTEGITHISHVDIEHAESMNLTIKLLGIAKRVENAIEARVHPTLISKDHPLASINGIYNALFLSTEPLGDILISGEGAGQMAAASGVISDLLNLASRTGSEASNMLGNLYTEAPDRKVTKIDEIKTRFYLRFIATDKPGVLSTITGILGKHGISINSVTQKAHIRRSTVPVIMLTDYAPEKNLRIALEKIFRLSIVKSMPVAIRMENLS
- a CDS encoding phosphopantothenoylcysteine decarboxylase, whose translation is MSLKNKKILITCGPTWVPVDGVRVLSNISTGEMGHRLADRIAAAGGKVTLLEGPVTHAYRGRPVKIKKYLYFDELKRLLESELRKAYDAVIHAAAVSDYRLKKTRAAKIRSDAKRLTLTLVPTEKLIDRIRARARLVVLVGFKLETVAGNSRLLRNARALLKRAGCDFVVANTLANGYRGWVFGSSGRVLAKASSRNGLAKQLIRLMKERLP
- the thrC gene encoding threonine synthase; amino-acid sequence: MSWNGIINRYREFLPVSDKTPVVTLLEGNTPLIPSEDLSNETGLKVYLKYEGLNPTGSFKDRGMTMAISKAKEKGARVVMCASTGNTSASAAAYAARCGMRCVVLIPDGNIALGKLAQAMIHHAKVIAVKGNFDDALNLVRQICDKHPVELVNSINPFRIEGQKSGAFEICDALGDAPDFHLIPVGNAGNITAYWKGYQEYKKAGKSKTLPKMLGFQAAGAAPIVQKRVIEKPETIATAIRIGNPASWKPAEAARDASGGLIDAVTDEEILEAYKRLAGGGVFAEPASAAPVAGLLKLHKAGYFKNHRGATVACTLTGHGLKDPNIAIKNVGQPVALPADIKVILKEIGI